The Thomasclavelia ramosa DSM 1402 genome includes a region encoding these proteins:
- a CDS encoding HAD family hydrolase has protein sequence MINTIIFDLDGTLIDSLVDLANTVNVILTEKGYPTHTLDEYRYFVGNGVLKLLERALPADHQGDITAVKKRFDEIYGEICLENTKPYPGITKLINTLADQGYNLAVVTNKPQDHAVKIVKTLFPGCFKYIFGSSIRHPKKPDPCLTNLVINLFDVRKNEVVYIGDSDVDILTAKNTKVRSIGVSWGFRGRQELLENGADLVVDHANEIKEAINDWCK, from the coding sequence ATGATAAATACAATTATATTTGACTTAGATGGTACATTGATAGATTCTTTAGTTGATCTTGCAAATACTGTTAATGTTATTTTAACAGAAAAAGGATATCCTACGCATACCCTTGATGAATATCGTTATTTTGTTGGAAATGGTGTATTAAAATTGCTTGAGCGGGCTTTACCTGCTGATCATCAGGGGGATATTACAGCTGTAAAGAAACGTTTTGATGAAATTTATGGTGAAATTTGTTTAGAAAATACCAAACCATATCCTGGAATCACAAAATTAATTAATACTTTGGCTGATCAAGGATATAATTTGGCTGTTGTGACTAATAAACCGCAAGACCATGCAGTTAAAATTGTTAAGACTTTATTTCCAGGATGTTTTAAATATATTTTCGGTAGTAGTATTAGACATCCTAAAAAGCCGGATCCCTGTTTAACAAATCTAGTTATTAATCTTTTTGATGTGCGTAAAAACGAAGTCGTCTATATAGGCGATAGTGACGTTGATATTTTAACTGCAAAAAATACGAAGGTTAGATCAATAGGCGTATCATGGGGATTTAGAGGACGTCAGGAGCTGCTTGAAAATGGTGCAGATCTTGTTGTTGATCATGCCAATGAAATTAAAGAGGCTATAAATGATTGGTGTAAGTAG
- a CDS encoding D-alanyl-D-alanine carboxypeptidase family protein gives MCKKILSFLLVGICLIATLTPIRALENSEDIGLTCDYAVAIDAKSGLVLYNKNMDERMYPASMTKVMTVILALELMDDMKKTTVITQSDIDTVWETGASSANFEVGETVTYEDLLYGAILPSGADATRALANNLCGSQEAFVDKMNELAQKLNLKDTHFVNTTGIHDENHYTTVHDMALIVQYAIQNEDFKNIYAQRYKTSSNGLHQWVNKSMYNAKRAKINVDDILGCKSGYTNEAKSCLSSLNRVNDNEIITIVGHSVNNDVKTHAAVSDTLDIMNYVGQHYSLQNILTKGAKVRTLDVTLAKDEQKIAITNLNDVSAFLPNDFNKDDLEYKYSFKKLEAPVKKGEKVGDLKVYYQDKLLYQEEYATTKEIEKDTFSYILGVVKDFMFPYGLAIILVIIYILILRMKKR, from the coding sequence ATGTGTAAAAAAATATTATCGTTTTTATTAGTTGGAATATGCTTAATAGCAACACTAACACCGATAAGAGCTTTAGAAAATAGTGAAGATATTGGGCTTACTTGTGATTATGCAGTTGCAATTGATGCAAAAAGTGGTTTGGTTTTATATAATAAGAACATGGATGAACGGATGTATCCTGCGAGTATGACCAAGGTAATGACCGTTATTCTTGCTTTAGAATTAATGGATGATATGAAGAAAACAACAGTAATTACACAAAGTGATATTGATACTGTATGGGAAACTGGAGCTTCCTCAGCTAATTTTGAAGTTGGAGAGACAGTTACATATGAAGATTTATTATATGGCGCTATTTTACCAAGTGGGGCGGATGCAACTAGAGCTCTAGCAAATAATTTATGTGGAAGTCAAGAGGCATTTGTTGATAAAATGAATGAATTAGCACAAAAATTAAATTTAAAAGATACTCATTTTGTAAATACGACCGGGATTCATGATGAAAATCATTATACTACAGTTCATGATATGGCATTAATTGTTCAATATGCAATTCAAAATGAAGATTTTAAAAATATATATGCTCAACGTTATAAAACGTCTTCAAATGGATTACATCAATGGGTTAATAAATCGATGTATAATGCTAAACGAGCAAAAATAAATGTTGATGATATTCTTGGTTGTAAAAGTGGGTATACAAACGAGGCTAAGAGTTGTCTATCAAGTTTAAATCGGGTTAATGATAATGAAATTATTACCATTGTAGGTCATAGTGTTAATAATGATGTTAAAACTCATGCTGCAGTAAGTGATACTTTAGATATAATGAATTATGTGGGGCAACATTATTCATTACAAAATATTTTAACTAAGGGTGCTAAAGTAAGAACGTTAGATGTAACTTTAGCAAAGGACGAACAAAAAATAGCTATTACAAATTTAAATGACGTTAGTGCCTTTTTACCAAATGATTTTAATAAAGATGATTTAGAATATAAATACTCATTTAAAAAATTAGAAGCACCTGTTAAAAAGGGAGAAAAAGTTGGTGATTTAAAAGTATATTATCAAGACAAATTATTATATCAAGAAGAGTATGCTACTACTAAAGAAATTGAAAAAGATACTTTTAGTTACATCCTTGGAGTAGTTAAAGATTTTATGTTTCCATATGGTCTTGCGATTATTTTAGTAATTATTTATATACTGATTTTAAGAATGAAAAAAAGATGA
- a CDS encoding RrF2 family transcriptional regulator → MKVKNSVEQAICLLIIIAHSNDEKPLKSYNISDSLGVSDSYLKKIIRQLVVAGLITSEAGKKGGVCLSRKPDKITLLDIFEAIEGKEPFAKATGLVERVFVNELKEIMDQKQAMILDAFNAAEASYKEKLKTITLKMAMVERKKDS, encoded by the coding sequence ATGAAAGTAAAAAATAGTGTCGAACAAGCAATTTGTTTATTAATAATTATCGCCCATAGCAATGATGAAAAACCTTTAAAAAGTTATAATATCTCTGATAGTTTAGGTGTTTCTGATTCTTATTTAAAAAAAATTATTAGGCAATTAGTTGTAGCTGGGCTGATTACATCTGAAGCAGGGAAAAAAGGTGGTGTATGCTTAAGCCGGAAACCTGATAAGATTACTTTGCTGGATATTTTTGAGGCTATCGAGGGTAAAGAGCCGTTTGCAAAAGCAACGGGACTAGTAGAACGTGTTTTTGTTAATGAATTAAAAGAAATCATGGATCAAAAGCAGGCGATGATTTTAGATGCATTTAATGCTGCAGAAGCAAGTTATAAAGAAAAATTAAAAACGATCACATTAAAAATGGCTATGGTAGAACGAAAAAAGGATTCTTAA
- a CDS encoding DUF2273 domain-containing protein, whose protein sequence is MKEKSSVFMTLGTAVGLTIAVIIFVIGFVNKETSSWSALWFIVFAFIGRVIGYGLDRIVDKNNQKKHG, encoded by the coding sequence ATGAAAGAAAAAAGTAGTGTATTTATGACATTAGGTACAGCTGTTGGATTAACGATCGCAGTTATTATTTTTGTTATTGGCTTTGTTAATAAAGAAACAAGTTCATGGAGCGCACTCTGGTTTATCGTATTTGCATTTATTGGACGTGTAATTGGATATGGCTTAGATCGAATTGTCGATAAAAACAATCAAAAAAAGCATGGTTAA
- a CDS encoding YhgE/Pip domain-containing protein — MIKKEWSAFRKNWWLKIVAVAIIAIPSIYAGVFLGSIWDPYGNTKEIPVAVVNEDKKVEYNDSTLNVGKELAKSLQNNDSMDFKLVDSKTADQGLKDGDYYMVITIPSNFSKNATTLLDAQPQKMILNYTTNPGSSYIASKMDDSAIAKIKAEVSSTVTKTYAETIFNQLGTVGSGMSEAANGSNQINDGANQLISGNKTISDNLQVLATSSITFKDGASTLTNGLQDYTDGVVTVNNGVYSLKDGINSLNNATPALSSGINQLDNGATELQTGISQYTGGVTSAYQGSQALVSNNSTLSNGVDTLAAGASQLKAGNQQISDGLTQMASQVKTSSISLSNYTTLINTLQNSGNADYKKLAQTILDTGLSKEEVEQYGLTKFGVTDALPSSYQLVQQMSSSLSTMNTALNGDTTTPGLATASRTIQAGLNNLDASISGGEYTNTDGSKTTIPTEKSLKTGIKSYLAGTSQINSGLAQLNDNSSSLVDGANKLKTGTSQLASQTPTLTNGIGALDQGAKQLADGTSTLVSNNPTLLSGADQLADGANQISDGAGQLAAGSTTLGTGLTTLQDGANTLATSLHDGAEQVNSINSNDSTFDMLASPVDTSHKEISTVENNGHGMAPYMMSVGLYVACMAFTLMYPLFNDVEKAESGFKYWLSKASVWFTVSTIASIVMIASLMFFCDFAPQQLLMTFIFAVIVGAASMALVTLLSIVCGKIGEFVLLVFMVINLGGSAGTYPLETSSAIFKAIHPFMPFTYSVDGFRKVISMSNVSLNTEIIVFVGIIIICSLLTILVYNHRIKKPTPLIPQAFENVNE; from the coding sequence ATGATAAAAAAAGAGTGGTCAGCATTTCGTAAAAATTGGTGGCTGAAAATAGTGGCCGTAGCCATCATTGCAATTCCAAGTATTTATGCGGGGGTATTCTTAGGGTCAATATGGGATCCGTATGGAAATACTAAAGAAATTCCCGTAGCGGTAGTTAATGAGGATAAAAAGGTTGAATATAATGATTCCACTTTAAATGTCGGTAAAGAGTTAGCAAAAAGTCTTCAAAACAATGATTCAATGGATTTTAAACTGGTTGACAGTAAAACTGCTGATCAAGGATTAAAAGACGGTGATTATTATATGGTAATTACTATTCCTAGTAATTTTTCTAAAAATGCAACGACATTATTAGATGCCCAACCACAAAAAATGATTTTAAACTATACTACTAATCCTGGCAGCAGTTACATTGCTTCTAAAATGGATGATTCAGCAATTGCTAAAATCAAAGCTGAAGTTTCTTCAACCGTAACTAAGACTTATGCTGAAACTATTTTCAATCAATTGGGAACAGTTGGAAGCGGCATGAGTGAGGCAGCTAATGGTTCTAATCAAATTAATGATGGGGCTAATCAGTTAATTAGTGGTAATAAAACTATTTCGGATAATCTTCAAGTATTAGCAACTAGTTCAATCACTTTTAAAGATGGGGCTTCTACCCTTACAAACGGGTTACAAGATTATACCGATGGTGTAGTAACTGTAAATAATGGTGTATATTCATTAAAGGATGGTATCAATTCTCTAAACAACGCTACTCCTGCATTATCAAGTGGAATAAATCAACTTGATAATGGAGCCACAGAACTTCAAACTGGAATAAGTCAATATACTGGCGGTGTTACTAGCGCTTATCAAGGTTCTCAAGCTTTAGTTAGCAATAATTCTACCTTAAGTAATGGTGTAGATACTCTCGCAGCCGGGGCAAGTCAATTAAAAGCTGGTAACCAGCAAATCAGTGATGGCTTAACACAAATGGCTTCACAAGTAAAAACATCTAGTATTTCTTTATCAAATTATACTACCTTAATCAATACACTTCAAAATAGTGGTAATGCAGACTATAAAAAGCTAGCACAAACAATTTTGGATACAGGTCTAAGTAAAGAAGAAGTTGAACAATACGGATTAACAAAGTTTGGTGTAACTGATGCTTTGCCTTCTTCATATCAATTGGTTCAGCAGATGAGTTCTAGTCTTAGTACGATGAATACAGCCTTAAATGGTGATACAACTACCCCAGGTCTAGCAACTGCTAGTAGAACTATACAAGCTGGTTTAAATAATCTTGATGCTTCAATTAGTGGTGGTGAATATACTAACACTGATGGTAGTAAAACTACTATTCCCACAGAGAAAAGTTTAAAAACTGGAATTAAAAGCTATCTTGCTGGAACAAGTCAAATCAATAGTGGCTTAGCTCAATTAAATGACAATTCAAGTTCTTTAGTAGATGGTGCCAATAAATTAAAAACTGGTACTTCTCAATTAGCTAGCCAAACACCAACTCTAACTAACGGTATCGGTGCCCTTGATCAAGGAGCAAAACAATTAGCTGATGGTACTAGTACTTTAGTAAGCAATAATCCAACTTTGCTCAGCGGTGCTGATCAGTTAGCTGATGGAGCTAATCAAATCAGTGACGGCGCTGGACAATTAGCAGCTGGATCAACTACTCTTGGAACTGGGTTAACCACCTTACAAGACGGCGCAAATACTTTAGCTACTTCACTTCATGATGGTGCAGAGCAGGTAAATAGTATTAACAGTAACGACAGCACATTTGATATGCTTGCTAGTCCTGTAGATACTTCTCATAAGGAAATTTCAACAGTTGAAAACAATGGTCATGGAATGGCTCCATATATGATGAGTGTAGGTTTATATGTAGCTTGTATGGCATTTACGTTGATGTATCCATTATTCAATGATGTTGAAAAAGCAGAAAGCGGCTTTAAATATTGGTTATCTAAAGCTTCAGTCTGGTTTACAGTATCTACAATTGCTTCAATTGTAATGATTGCATCATTGATGTTCTTCTGTGATTTTGCTCCGCAACAGTTACTAATGACTTTTATCTTTGCTGTAATTGTAGGAGCGGCTTCAATGGCATTAGTGACCTTGTTAAGTATTGTGTGTGGTAAAATTGGTGAATTTGTACTCTTAGTCTTCATGGTTATTAATTTGGGTGGTTCGGCCGGTACTTATCCACTAGAAACATCAAGTGCAATTTTTAAAGCAATTCATCCTTTTATGCCATTCACATATAGCGTTGATGGCTTCAGAAAAGTTATTAGTATGTCAAATGTTTCATTGAATACAGAAATAATTGTATTTGTAGGAATTATTATTATTTGCAGTTTATTAACCATTCTGGTTTATAATCATCGAATTAAAAAACCAACTCCATTAATTCCTCAAGCATTTGAAAATGTTAATGAATAA
- a CDS encoding DUF523 domain-containing protein yields the protein MIGVSSCLAGCKCTYSGDDKLIKLVKEMVMRNEAIMICPEVLGGLSIPRSPCEIRDGKVVDINGVDWTKEYRLGAQKSLEILQEHDVDVVLLKAKSPSCGKNYIYDGTFSHTIINGDGITCQLLEKHGIIVFNDDNIDEFLKYIERR from the coding sequence ATGATTGGTGTAAGTAGTTGTCTAGCAGGATGCAAATGCACTTATAGTGGTGATGATAAATTAATTAAATTAGTCAAAGAGATGGTTATGCGAAATGAAGCAATAATGATTTGTCCTGAAGTGTTAGGGGGATTGAGTATTCCTCGTTCTCCTTGTGAGATAAGAGATGGAAAAGTAGTTGATATTAATGGTGTTGATTGGACTAAGGAATATCGATTAGGAGCACAAAAGAGTTTAGAAATATTACAAGAACATGATGTTGATGTAGTTTTGTTAAAGGCAAAAAGTCCTAGTTGTGGAAAAAACTATATATATGATGGGACGTTTAGTCATACCATTATAAATGGTGATGGTATTACTTGCCAACTACTAGAAAAACATGGCATAATAGTATTCAATGATGATAATATTGATGAATTTTTAAAATACATAGAAAGAAGGTAA
- a CDS encoding type I phosphomannose isomerase catalytic subunit, protein MGHVLKINPVFKEMIWGGHKLRDVYGYDIPSDNTGECWAISAHKNGDCTISDGEFAGKTLSSLWDEHRELFANIEGDQFPLLVKIIDACNDLSVQVHPNDEYAKAHENSLGKTECWYVLNTDEGTKMVMGHHAKTKEELVKAIENDDYDNLLNKFDIKEGDFFYIPSGTIHAICSGSLIYEAQQSSDITYRVYDYHRKDAQGNERQLHVQQSIDVATVPYVPLAADSMVETAIENGTRTKLVSSEFFTVNKYEMTGKNTIVNDKPFQLVTVIKGNGVINGNSVKMGDNFVVCADQDAVEYDGTMTVMICTL, encoded by the coding sequence ATGGGACACGTATTAAAAATTAATCCAGTTTTTAAAGAAATGATTTGGGGAGGTCATAAATTAAGAGATGTTTATGGCTATGATATTCCTAGTGACAATACTGGTGAGTGTTGGGCAATCTCAGCTCACAAAAATGGAGATTGCACTATTAGTGATGGAGAATTTGCTGGAAAGACATTATCTAGTTTATGGGATGAACATCGAGAGTTATTTGCTAATATTGAAGGTGACCAATTTCCATTATTGGTAAAAATTATTGATGCTTGTAACGATTTATCTGTTCAAGTTCATCCAAATGATGAATACGCTAAAGCTCATGAAAATTCTTTAGGTAAAACAGAATGCTGGTATGTTCTAAATACCGATGAAGGAACAAAAATGGTAATGGGACACCATGCTAAGACTAAAGAAGAGTTAGTAAAAGCGATTGAAAATGATGACTACGACAATCTGTTAAATAAATTTGATATCAAAGAAGGAGACTTCTTCTATATTCCTTCAGGTACGATTCATGCTATTTGCAGTGGTTCATTAATTTATGAAGCACAACAATCTTCAGATATTACATATCGTGTTTATGATTATCATCGTAAAGATGCTCAAGGAAATGAACGTCAATTGCATGTACAACAATCGATTGATGTTGCAACAGTTCCATATGTTCCACTTGCGGCGGATAGTATGGTTGAAACAGCAATTGAAAATGGAACGAGGACGAAGTTGGTATCAAGTGAATTTTTTACAGTTAATAAATACGAAATGACTGGTAAAAATACGATTGTTAATGATAAACCATTCCAATTAGTCACTGTTATTAAAGGTAATGGTGTTATTAATGGGAATAGTGTAAAAATGGGCGATAACTTTGTAGTTTGTGCTGATCAAGATGCCGTAGAATATGATGGTACAATGACAGTTATGATCTGTACATTATAA